GGGACCGTGGCCTTGGAACGGGTCGGGCAACATCATCTCCCGGTTGGTGCGGACCGCGGCCCGCATCGGAATGGGTTACAGACCACCCGGACGGGGTTCCCCGGTCGGGGACCTTCCGCACGGCCCTGGACGAACGGCACGACCCTGAGCATTGTGCCGCCGCGCACGTGACGCGCCATCATGCTAATGTGCACGGGTACGCCAGCCGATAGAGCGGCGACAAAGCCTTTGGGAGAACGAAATGCCCGACCGCCACCTCGATACCAAGTCGCGCCTGCTGGAGCAGACCGTCGCCCTCGTGGCGGCGCGGCTCGGCCCCGAGGAGGCCCCGCTCGGGGAACGGTTCACCCGCCTGTTCTATGCCAACGTGCCGCCGGTCGACATGGCCGAAACCGCGCCCGAGGATCTGGCCGGCGCGGCGCTCGCCTGCTGGCGCCGCTTCGTCAAGCGCACCCCGGGCAAGGCCAGCGTCGCCGTCTTCAAGCCCACCCGGGAGACCGAGGGCTTCAGCGCCCACCATAGCGCCGCCGTCTCCGTCAACGACGACATGCCGTTCCTGGTGGACAGCACCACCGACGAACTGACCCGGCGCGGCTGGGCCATCCACCTGGTCATCCATCCGGTGCTGGCGGTCAGGCGCACGCCGGACGGCCATCTGGCCGAGCTGTACGAACCCGGCAAGGCCCCGGCCGACGCGGCCAAGGAAAGCGTCATGCTCGTCGCCTTCGACGAACAGACCGATCCCCAGGTGCTGGCCGAGGTGCAGACCTCGCTCGAAGGCGTCCTGGCCGACGTGCGCGCCGCCGTCACCGACTGGCGCGCCATGACCGCCAAGGCGTGGGAGGCGGTCGGCGAGATCGCCCGCGGCCCGGTGTCCGCGGGGGTCGAGGAACTGGCCGAGGCGCAGGCCTTCCTGGAATGGCTGATCAAGGACAAGTTCACGTTCCTGGGCTACCGCGAGTACCGGTTCGAAGGCGACAGCGAGGACACCCGCACGCTGCAGATCGTCGGTGACGCGGGTCTGGGCATCCTGCGCGACCCGGACTTCACGATCCTCCAGGGTCTGCGCAACTTCCAGACCCTGCCGCCCGAGATCCGCGAGTTCCTGAGCCAGCCGCGCCCGATGATGGTCACCCGGTCCACCCGCCGGTCGACCGTGCACCGCGCGGTCCCGCTGGACGCGATCCTGGTCAAGACCTTCGACGCCAACGGACGCATCACCGGCGAGCGGCTGTTCGTCGGCCTGTTCACGTCGGTGGCGCTCGCCGCGCGGGCGGACCAGACCCCGTTCCTGCGCCGCAAGGTGCAGCAGGTGCTCGCCCGCTCCGGATTCGATCCGCGCGGACACGACGGCAAGGCGCTGATCCACATCATCGAGCACCTGCCCCGGCACGAACTGTACCAGATGGAAGAGGAGGCGCTGTTCGACCTGGCGGTCGGCGTCCTGCACCTGCAGGAACGTCAGCGCACCGCGCTGTTCATCCGCCGCGACCCGTTCGAACGGTTCGTCAGCAGCCTGGTCTACGTCCCCCGCGACCGCTACGACACCGCCGTCCGTCGCCGGTTCCAGACCATCCTGGAGCGGGCGTTCGGCGGCGGCGAAACCAGCTTCAACGTGCTGCTCGGCGATGATCCGCTGGCCCGGGTGCACATCGTCGTGCAGACCGAACCCGGCCGCATCCCCGCCTACGACGCCGTCGCCATTGAGAACGAGCTGATCGAGGCCAGCCGGAGCTGGGCCGACAAGCTGCGCGAGGTGCTGGTCGCCCGCCATGGCGAAGCCAAGGGCCTCGACCTGCTGCGGCGGCACGCCGACGTCTTCCCGGCGCCCTACCGGGAGCAGGTGGACGCCAAGGTGGCGCCGGACGACTTGGCGAACGTCGAACAGGTCACGGCCACGGGCCGCCTGCGCGGCGTCCTGCACCGCACCAACGACGGTGCGCTGGCCTTCCGCATCTTCCATCCGGGGGCGCCGATCCAGCTGTCCCGCATCCTGCCGGTGCTGGAGAATTTCGGCCTGCCGGTGGCGCGGGAGGAAGGCCCCTTCGAACTCAAGCCCGCCGGCACGGCACCGGTGTTCCTGCAGGACTTCGTCTCCACCGCCGAGGCGCCGGATGCCGAACGGCTGGCCGCGCTGGGGCCGGTGTTCGAGGAGGCCTTCCTCGCCTGCTGGGAGCGCCGGTCGGGCAACGACCGGCTGAACCGGCTGGTGCTGCTGGCGGGGCTGGACCACCGCCAGGTCACCGTCCTGCGCGCCTATGCCCGCTACCTCCGGCAGGTGCGGTTCCCGAACAGCCAGGAGTTCCTGGCCGACACGTTGGCCGCCCACCCCGAATTCGCCCGCGACCTGATCGAGCTGTTCACGCTGCTGTTCGATCCGGCCCGCCAGCCGGCCGACGGCAAGACGGTCGCCGCGGTCGAAAAGCGTCTGGAAGGCATGCTCGCCAAGGTCCAGAGCCTTGAGGAGGACCGCGCCCTGCGCCGGTTCATGAACCTCATCCGCTCGACCCTGCGCACCAACCACTTCAAAACGGCTTCCGACGGCACGCCGCTCGACTACCTGTCGCTCAAGCTCGACAGCCGGGGGATCGACGGGCTGCCCAAGCCGCGGCCGTTCGTCGAAATCTTCGTCTACAACCAGCGGGTCGAGGCCATCCACCTGCGCGGCGGGCGGATCGCACGCGGCGGCATCCGCTGGTCGGACCGGCGCGAGGATTTCCGGACCGAGATCCTGGGCCTGATGCGCACGCAGATGGTCAAGAACGCGGTCATCGTGCCGGTCGGCTCGAAGGGCGGCTTCGTTGTGAAGCGCCCGCCCGCCCCCAGTGAAGGCCGTGAAGCGTTCCTGAACGAGGGCGTCGCCTGCTACCGCATCATGATGCGCGGCATGCTCGACATCACCGACACGCTGGCGGCCGACGGCACCCTCGTCCCGCCGACGCAGGTGGTGCGCCGTGACGGCGACGATCCGTATCTGGTGGTGGCCGCCGACAAGGGCACGGCCACCTTCTCCGACATCGCCAACGGCATCAGCCAGGAATACGGCTTCTGGTTGGACGACGCCTTCGCGTCGGGCGGGTCGGCGGGCTACGACCACAAGAAGATGGGCATCACCGCCCGCGGCGCGTGGGAAAGCGTGAAGCGGCACTTCCGCGAACTGGGCCTGGACACCCAGTCCCAGGATTTCACGGTGGCCGGCGTGGGCGACATGTCGGGCGACGTGTTCGGGAACGGCATGCTGCTGTCCGAGCACATCCGCCTGGTCGCCGCCTTCGACCACCGCCACATCTTCCTCGACCCCGATCCCGACCCCGCCAGGTCCTTCGCCGAGCGCAAGCGCCTGTTCGACCTGCCCCGCTCCTCGTGGGCGGACTACGACGCCAAGCTCCTGTCGAAGGGCGGCATGATCGTCGAGCGCACGGCCAAGGAAGTGAAACTGACGCCCGAGGTCCGTGCCCGCCTGGGCATCGAGGACGAAACGGTGACCCCGGCCGACCTGATGCGCGCCATCCTGTCGGCCCAGGTGGACCTCCTGTGGTTCGGCGGCATCGGCACCTACATCCGCGCGACCACCGAAACCGACGCCGATGCGGGCGACAAGGCGAACGACGCCCTGCGCATCACCGCCGCCGATGTCCGGGCCAAGGTGGTGGGCGAAGGCGCCAACCTGGCCATGACCCAGAAGGCGCGCATCGAGGCCGCACGCCACGGCGTCCGGCTGAACACCGACTTCCTCGACAACTCGGCCGGCGTGGACACCTCCGACCACGAGGTGAACATCAAGATCCTGCTGGGCGAGGTGCTGGCCAACGGCGCCATGGACCGGCCCAGCCGCGACAAGCTCCTGGCCGAGATGACCGACGAGGTCGCCCAGCTGGTGCTGCGCGACAACTACCTGCAGACCCAGGCGCTGAGCATCGAGGAGGCGCTGGGCAGCGCCGGCCTGGAGGGTCAGGCGCGGCTGCTGCGCGATCTGGAAAAGTCCGGCAAGCTCGACCGGACGGTCGAGATGCTCCCCGGCGACGAGGAGATCGCGGCCCGTCGGCAGGCCGGCCAGGGCCTGATGCGGCCGGAACTCGCCGTGCTGCTGAGCTACGCCAAGATCCGCCTGTTCGACGATCTGCTGGCGACCGACCTGCCGGACGATCCGCAGATGGAAACCGACCTGGTCGGCTATTTCCCGACGCCGCTGCGCGACCGGTTCCGCGACGCCATCCTGCGCCACCGGCTGCGGCGCGAGATCGTGGCCACCGCCGTGGCGAACGGCATCGTCAACCGCATGGGCCCGACCTTCGTGCCCGATACCGTCGAGAAGACCGGCGCCGGGCCGGGCGACGTCGCCCGCGCCTTCGTGGCGGCTCGCGAGGTGTTCGACCTGCCGTCCATCTGGGCCGCCATCGAAGCCCTGGACAACAAGGTCCCGGCATCGGTCCAGATCCGCATGCTCCAGGAGACCCGCGGCCTTCTCGAACGCGCGGTCGCCTGGCTGGCGGTGGGCGGGAAGCTGGACCTGACGGCCTGCGTGCGCACCTACGGCGCCGGGGTGAAGGCGCTGTCCAAGGCGCTGCCCCGCATCCTGTCGGCCGAACACAAGGCGGATCTGGATGCGCGTGCCCAGGCCCTGACGGCCGAGGGTGTTCCGGCCGATCTGGCGGCCCGGGTGGCGGCGCTGCCGGTGCTGGCCGCGGCGCTCGACGTGACCCGGATCGCCGAGACCTCCGGCAAGGACGTGGGCAACGTGGCGGTCGCCTACTTCGCCCTGGGTCACCGGTTCGGCTTCGAGTGGCTGCGCGGCATGGCGCGGGCCCTGAAGACCGAGAACCATTGGGAACGTCAGGCGCTGGCCGCGGTGGTGGACGATCTCTACGCCCAGCAGAGCGAGCTGACGGTCCATGCGCTGAGGGTCAACGGCAAGGGTGATCCGATCCAGGCCTTTGCGGCCACCCGCCCCGCCCCCGTCGCCCGGGCCGAACAGCTGCTCACCGAGTTGCGCGCGGCGCCGACGGTCGATCTGGCCATGCTGTCGATCGCCAACCGGCAGCTGCGGGGTTTGGTCGCAGGGTGAACCGCGCCGCCTGGGCGCCGCTGGCCGAGGAACTCGCCCGCTGGGACGCGGCCGGAATGGCCGCGACCTTCTGGTGGCGCGACGACGACGCCGCCGCCCCGGGCCCGGCGCTTGATCGGCTACTCGACATGGGCGAGCGGTACGGCGTGCCGCTCGCCCTGGCCGTTGTACCGGAACCCGCCGTCCCCCCCCTGGCGGACCGGCTGGCGCGGGAACCGCAAACGACCGTTCTCCAGCACGGCTGGGCCCACCGCAACTGGGCGCCGGATGGCGAGAAACGGCAGGAATTGGGACCGCACCGTCCCACCGCCGCCGTGTGCGCGGACATCGAACGGGGCCGCGAACGCATCGCCGCCCTGTTCGGGGACCGCGCGCTTCCGGTCCTGGTTCCGCCGTGGAACCGGATCGCGCCCGCGGTCGTGGAACAATTGCCCGCGTTCGGGATTTCCGGACTCTCCACCTTCGGCCCACGTCCGGCGCGGGTGGCGGCGCGCAGTGTCCTTGCGGTGAATACCCACGTGGATATGATTGACTGGCGCAATCGCTGTGCCGCGGCTCCGGAGGTTGTGGCCGCGCAGGCGGCGGCGCATCTCGCCGCCCGCCGGACCGGCCGGGCCGACCCGGACGAGCCGACCGGGTTTCTGACGCACCATCTGGTGCACGGGGATGCGGCATGGGATCTCTGTGCCCGCGTCCTCGATTTCTCCATGGCCTGCATGGCCGTCCGCTGGCTCGATCCGCGGACCGTATTCGAGGTTCGAGGATGACCCCCGCTTCGACCTTCCGCTATCCCTTCAGCACCCTGGCCGCGGATTACGCCCGCGCTGCCGCGGGCCTGGCGCTCACGGCACTGCCGCTGTCGGTCCTGGACGTCCATCCCGTGGTCGGCTGGACCCTGGCGGCGATGGCGGCGCTGTTCCTGGCCTTCCTTCTGCGCACGGCCGAGCGGCAGATGACCGCGGTGTCGCTCGACGGCGAGGGGGTTTCGGTGGCCGGCTGGCGCCGCCGCTCGGTGGCTTGGCACGACCTTTCCGATCTTCGGCTGGCCTTCTATTCCACCCGCCGCGACAAGGCGAAGGGCTGGATGCAGTTGACCGTCAAGGGCGGCGGCCGGGCCCTGACGGTGGAATCGACGCTGGACGGGTTCGACGAGTTGGCCGAGCAGGCCGCCGAGGCCGCGTTCCGCAACGGCGTGGCGATGAGCGACGCCACCCTGGGCAATCTGGCGGCGCTCGGGATCACCAATCCGGGGACCGGGTCCCCGGACGAGGGGACCCACGCCCGGACCGGCACCGGAGGGCGGGAGACCGTGGGTTGGGGGGATTGGGGCCGGAGCCGATGACCGACCTGCTCAACGTCCGGGACCTGAAGGTCGAATTCCGCGTCCAAGGGGGCGTGGTCCGGGCGGTGCGCGGTGTTTCCTTCCGGGTGAGGCCCGGGTCGACCGTGGCCCTTGTGGGTGAATCGGGGTCCGGCAAATCGGTCATCAGCCAGGCGATCATGGGCATCCTGCCCCAATCCGGCCGGATCACATCCGGCCGGATTCTTTTCCGGGACCCCCTGGGCGACGGGACGGTGACGGATATCGCCGCACTGGATCCCGAAGGGTACCGGATGCGCGACATCCGGGGCGGCCGCATCTCGATCATCTTCCAGGAGCCGATGACCTCGCTGTCGCCGCTGCACACCATCGGCGACCAGATCGGCGAGGCGGTGCGGCTGCACCGGGGCGTGTCCCGGGCCGACGCCCGCAGACTGACGGCGGTGATGCTGCGCCGGGTACGGTTCCCGAACCCCAGGCAGGCCCTGGACACCTACCCGTTCGAATTGTCGGGCGGCCTGCGCCAACGGGCGATGATCGCCATGGCGCTGATCTGCCGTCCGGCGCTGCTGATCGCGGATGAACCGACCACCGCGCTCGACGTGACCATCCAGGCCCAGATCCTGAAACTGATCCGGGATCTCCAGGCGGAGCTGGGGATGGCCGTCCTGATGATCACCCACGACCTGGGCGTGGTCGCCAACATGGCCGAGGAAGTGGTCGTCATGTACAATGGCGAGGTCATGGAGGCCGGGCCGTCGGAGGAGATCTTCCGGGCGCCGCGCCACCCCTATTTGAAGGCCCTGCTCCACGCGGTGCCGCGCTTCCGGATGGCGCCCGGCGAGCGGCTGGTGCCCATCCGCGAGATCCGGTCCGAGCCCGAGGGCCGGCTCCTGCAGCGGGACCGCGCCCCCTGGCCGGCCGGCGCCGACGCCGCCGGGCCGCTGCTGCAGGTGTCCGGGGTCTCCAAGACCTTCACGCCCCGCGGCGGTGGCCTGTTCCGCCAATCCGGCGCCGGTGCCCCGCGCATCCTGGCGGTGAACGACGTCAGCTTCGAGGTCCGCCGGGGCGAATGCCTGGGATTGGTGGGCGAAAGCGGCTGCGGGAAGACGACCCTCGGCAAGATCCTGATGCGGGCGCTCGCACCCGACGGCGGCAAGGTGGTCTTCAACGACCATGGCACGCCGGTTGATGTGCTGGGACTGGAGGGCAATGCGCTCACCGCGTTCCGCCGGCGGCTCCAGTTCATCTTCCAGGACCCGTTCGGCTCGCTGAACCCGCGGATGACGGTGTACGACATCATCGCCGAGCCCCTGGTGATCCACGGCATCGGCACGCCGGCCCAGCGCGAGGAGCTGGTCCGCGAACTGATGACCCTGGTCGGCCTGGACCTCCGGCACCTCCGCCGCTATCCGCACAGCTTTTCCGGCGGCCAGCGCCAGCGCATCGGCATCGCCCGCGCGCTGGCGCTGCGCCCCGACATGCTGATCTGCGACGAGCCGGTGTCCGCGCTGGACGTGTCGATCCAGGCGCAGATCCTCAACCTGCTGAAGGACCTCCAGGCCAAGCTGGGGCTCACCTACCTGTTCATCAGCCACAACCTTGCGGTCGTGGACTACATGGCGGACCGGATCATGGTCATGTGCCGGGGCCGGATCGTCGAGATCGCCCCGCGCGAGGCCTTGTTCCGTTGGCCCGTGCATCCCTATACCCGCGCGCTGCTGAACGCCGTCCCCGAGCCCGACCTGGACGCGCCTTTGGATTTCGACGCCCTTCTCGGCGCGCGCGCCTCGGATCCGACGACCTGGCCCCAGCCCTTCACCATCGGGGCCGGCCCGGCCCCCGGTCTGGTCGAGGTCGGCGAGGACCATCTGGTCCGCGCCTCGCACGCCCCCGCACGCCTGGAGATGGCCGTATGATCCGCGTCCGCGCCCTCGCCGCCCTCGCCGTCGCGTGCCTGCTTGCGGCGGCGCCGGCCGCCCTCGCGCAGACCGCCGCCCAGACCGCGACGCCGGACCCGCAGGAGCCGCCGATGCTCCAGGAACAGGTCGGGGCCGGCAAACTGCCGCCCGTGGCCGAGCGGCTGCCCCGGCCGGCGAAGGTGGCCACGCTGGTCGACGGCGAACAGGTCGTGGGCCGGCACGGCGGTGACATCACCACCTTGATGGGCCGCGCCCGGGACACGCGCATCATCTTCGCCTACGGCTACGCCCGGCTGGTGGCCTGGACGCCCAAGCTGGAGCTGGAGCCCGATATCCTGGAACGGGTGGACACGGAGGAAAGCCGGGTCTTCACCCTGCACCTGCGCGAAGGCCACCGCTGGTCCGACGGCCAGCCCTTCACCACCGAGGATTTCCGCTACTGGTGGGAGGATGTGGCCAACAATCCCGCCCTGTCCCCCTACGGCCCGCCGGCCGAGATCCTGGTGGACAACGAACCCCCGACCGTCGAGATCCTGTCCCCGACCGCCATCCGGTACACCTGGCCGAAGCCGAACCCCTACTTCCTGCCGGCGCTGGCCGGCGCACGGCCGATCCAGATCTATTCGCCGGCCCACTACCTGCGCCGGTTCCACGAGAAATATGCGAACCCGGAGGAGTTGAAGCAGCGCATCCAGCAGGGCGGGCAGCGCGGCTGGGCCCAACTGCACAACCGGATGGACAATGCCTACAACTTCGACAACCCCGACCTGCCCACGCTCCAGCCCTGGCAGGTGACGAACGCCCCGCCGTCCGAGCGCTTCGTGTTCGTGCGCAATCCCTATTTCCACCGGATCGACCCGGAGGGCCGGCAGCTTCCCTACGCCGACCGGCTGGTCATGCAGGTGGCCGACAGCCGCCTGATCCCCGCCAAGACCGGTGCCGGCGAAACGGACCTCCAGGCCCGCTACATCCGGTTCGACAACTACACGTTCCTCAAGGACGCGGAGCAACGGAACAACTACACCGTCCGCCTCTGGAAGACGGGCAGCGGTGCGCAGCTCGCCCTGTACCCCAACCTGAACGCCACCGACCCGGTCTGGCGCACGCTGATGCGCGATGTCCGCTTCCGGCGGGCGCTTTCGCTCGCCATCAACCGGGACGAGATCAACCAGGTCGTCTATTTCGGCCTGGCCACCCCGTCGCAGAACACGGTCCTGCCGGAAAGCCCGCTGTACCACGATGCCTACCGGGACGCCTGGGCCGGCTTCGACGTGAAGAAGGCCAACCAGCTTCTGGACGAGGTCGGCCTGACGAAGAAGGACCGCGCCGGAACCCGCCTGTTGCCCGACGGCCGGCCGGTCGAAATCGTGGTGGAGACCGCCGGCGAGAACACCGAGGAGACCGACGTCCTGCAACTGATCGCGGACGGCTGGAAACGCGTGGGCGTCCGCCTGTTCTCGCGCCCCTCCCAGTTGGAGGTGTTCCGCAACCGCGTCTATGCCGGGGATGCCGTCATGGTGATCGCCAAGGGCGTGGACAACGGCATCCCCACCGCGGACATGCCCCCCGGTGAATTCGTCCCGGTCGATCAGGGCCAGTACCATTGGCCGAAATGGGGGCAGTTCCGCCAAACCCGCGGGGGCGCCGGCGAGGCGCCCGACCTGCCGCCGGCCCTGAGTCTTCTGGACCTGCTTGGAACCTGGCAGAACGCCAGGGACAGGGCCGGGCGCGCGGATGCCTGGCGCCGGATCCTGGAAATCCATGCCGACCAGGTCTTCACCATCGGCATCGTCGCCGGGGTGCAGCAGCCAATCGTCGTGCGCAACATGCTCCGCAACGTCCCGCGCGAGGCTCTTTTCAACTGGGACCCGGGGGCTTTCTTCGGCATGTACCGCCCGGACCTGTTCTGGTTCGAGCGGCGCGGCTAGGCCGGCCCGGACCCCGGCCCTGGGGCCCTCTTGCGTGAACGCGTTCCCGTGAGCACACCGTCGGAGGCCCTGACCGATGCTGGCCTACACCGTCCGGCGCATCATGATGATGATCCCGACGCTGCTCGCGATCAGCGTCATCACCTTCGTCATCATCCAACTGCCCCCGGGCGACTACCTGACGACGCTGGTGAACGAGCTGCAAAGCCGCGGCGAGAATGTGGACCAGGGCCGCCTGGATTTCCTGCGCCGGACCTACGGGCTCGACCGTCCCATGGCGGAGCAGTACCTGATCTGGCTGGGCGGCATGCTGACCGGTGATTTCGGGTACTCCTTCGAATACCAGATGCCGGTGCGCGACATGATCGGCGACCGGCTTTGGCTCACGATGCTGGTCTCGTTCACCACGATCCTGTTCATCTGGATCGTGTCCTTCCCCATCGCGATCTATTCGGCCACGCACCAGTATTCCTGGGGCGACTATGTGCTGACGTTCATCGGCTTCATCGGTCTCGCCACGCCCAGCTTCATGCTGGCGCTGGTGCTGCTGTACTTGGCCAATGTGCATTTCGGCCTGTCCATCGGCGGGCTGATGGACCCGGAGTATCTCGACGCCCCCTGGAGCTGGGCCAAGGTCGGATCGGTGCTGGAACACCTGGTCATTCCGACGCTGGTGATCGGCGCATCGGGCACCGCGGCCATGATCCGGCGGCTGCGCGCGAACCTCCTGGACGAGTTGCAGAAGCAGTATTACGTGACCGCGCTGGCCAAGGGCCTGCCGCGGCGCCGGGCCCTGTGGAAATATCCGCTGCGGATGAGCCTGAACCCGTTCATTTCCGACATCGGGAATCTGCTGCCGCAACTGGTGTCGAGCGCAGCCATCGTCTCCATCGTGATGTCGCTGCCCACCACCGGGCCCATGCTTCTGGACGCGCTGCGCAGCCAGGACATGTACCTGGCCGGGACGTTCCTGATGTTCCTGGCGCTGCTGACGGTGGTCGGCGTGTTCCTGTCGGATCTCGCGCTGGCGGTGCTGGACCCCCGCATCCGCCTGACCGGAGGGGCGACGAAATGAGCGCGACCGACCTGCCGGATGCGGATACCCCCCGCCCCGCCGGGCCGCGGGACGGCCGGCTGCCCCACTACGTCTCGGACGCGCCGTTCGATCCCTATGCGGTCGAGCGCATGCCGCCCGAGCAGGAACGCTACTTCATGGCGTCCCAGTGGCGGATGATGTGGTGGAAGTTCAAGCGCCACCGCCTCGCCGTCGCCGCGGCCGTCGTCCTGGCCCTCCTGTACCTCAGCACGCTGGTCAGCGAGATCCTGGCACCGTACGGCCTGGACACCCGGCACGGCCGCTACCTCCATGCCCCGCCGCAGGCCGTGCACCTGTTCCACGAGGGCGAGTTCATCGGACCGTTCGTGTACGGGCTGCGCTACCAGTTGAACATGCAGACCCTGAAGCGGGAGTACACGGAGGACCGGACCAAGGTCCAGCCGATCCGCTTCCTATGCTCCGGGGACGAGTACCTGTTCTGGGGTCTGGTCAGCTGGGATTTCCACCTCGTCTGCCCGGCCGAGGGCGGGACGCTGTTCCTTCTGGGAACGGACAGGCTGGGCCGGGACCAGTTGTCCCGCATCATCCACGGCACCCGGATCTCGCTGACCGTGGGCCTGATCGGCATCGCCGTCAGCTTCACGCTGGGAGTCGTGATCGGGGGGATCGCCGGCTATTACGGCGGCTGGGCCGACAACCTGATCCAGCGGATCATCGAGATCATCCGCAGCTTCCCCGAACTGCCGTTGTGGATGGCCCTGTCGGCCGCGATGCCGGTGAACTGGAGTCCGATCCTCGTCTATTTCGGAATCACCATCATCCTCGGCCTCCTGGATTGGACGGGCCTCGCCCGCGCGGTCCGGTCCAAGCTGCTGGCGCTTCGCGAGGAGGATTTCTGCGTGGCCGCCGAACTGATGGGCGCCCGGCCGCGCCGGATCATCTTCCGGCACCTGATGCCCAGCTTCATGAGCCATCTCATCGCCTCGGCCACCTTGTCGATCCCGGGCATGATCCTGGGCGAGACGGCGCTGTCGTTCCTCGGGCTCGGCCTGCGGGCGCCGATCACAAGCTGGGGTGTGCTGCTGAGCGAAGCGCAGAACATCAACGTGGTGGCGCTCTATCCCTGGCTGATGTGGCCGGTGGTGCCCGTGGTGGTGACAGTGCTCGCATTCAACTTCCTAGGCGACGGCCTACGCGATGCGGCCGATCCATACACCCGCTAGGCTAGATCTATGACTAGGGTCTGATGCGCGAGAAGACGGGGGTATCTACCCCCGTTGCGTGTCTCACCCTGGTTCGGAACAGGGGGATAAACTTCCTTCCGATGATTGGGGACACCCCCACGGACGGGTCAGCCCAACGAAATCCCGGACAGGAGACCGACATGGTTGAAGCGAGCAACCGTCAAACCGCGCTTGCGACCTACCGGCTTCGCTACCAGACGGCGACCATCGACGCCTTCAGTGTCTGGACGGAGATGGCACGGAACATTCGGCCCAGCACGCTGAAGGCCCTGGTGGACGACATCACCCGTGCGGTCGAGATGGACCCCGAGAGCCGGCCGCTGCGCGCGCTCAAGGAATGGATGCTCAGCGTGCAGGAGTCCGCGCAGAAGACCCGTACGGTCGCGGAGCTGGACAACCGGCTGGCGACCCGGGCGATGGAGCGCCAGCGCCCCACCGCGCTCGCCGCCTCGCTGGTGCAGCAACTGTCCGAAAGCTCGGCGGCCGGCGCCGCCTGAAGCCGGCGCGAATCCCCCTCTCCCGCCCGGTGCGGGAGAGGGATGGACCGCGCCATAGGCCCCCTGCGGCGATCCCCTTACAGGTTGAGCACCATGCCCTCACGGGCAACCACCGTGCCCGGCCGGATCCGGTCGGCGGTCTGCGCGATTCGGTCCATGAACGCGTCGTCGTGGGAC
This window of the Azospirillaceae bacterium genome carries:
- a CDS encoding ABC transporter permease is translated as MLAYTVRRIMMMIPTLLAISVITFVIIQLPPGDYLTTLVNELQSRGENVDQGRLDFLRRTYGLDRPMAEQYLIWLGGMLTGDFGYSFEYQMPVRDMIGDRLWLTMLVSFTTILFIWIVSFPIAIYSATHQYSWGDYVLTFIGFIGLATPSFMLALVLLYLANVHFGLSIGGLMDPEYLDAPWSWAKVGSVLEHLVIPTLVIGASGTAAMIRRLRANLLDELQKQYYVTALAKGLPRRRALWKYPLRMSLNPFISDIGNLLPQLVSSAAIVSIVMSLPTTGPMLLDALRSQDMYLAGTFLMFLALLTVVGVFLSDLALAVLDPRIRLTGGATK
- a CDS encoding ABC transporter substrate-binding protein, with amino-acid sequence MIRVRALAALAVACLLAAAPAALAQTAAQTATPDPQEPPMLQEQVGAGKLPPVAERLPRPAKVATLVDGEQVVGRHGGDITTLMGRARDTRIIFAYGYARLVAWTPKLELEPDILERVDTEESRVFTLHLREGHRWSDGQPFTTEDFRYWWEDVANNPALSPYGPPAEILVDNEPPTVEILSPTAIRYTWPKPNPYFLPALAGARPIQIYSPAHYLRRFHEKYANPEELKQRIQQGGQRGWAQLHNRMDNAYNFDNPDLPTLQPWQVTNAPPSERFVFVRNPYFHRIDPEGRQLPYADRLVMQVADSRLIPAKTGAGETDLQARYIRFDNYTFLKDAEQRNNYTVRLWKTGSGAQLALYPNLNATDPVWRTLMRDVRFRRALSLAINRDEINQVVYFGLATPSQNTVLPESPLYHDAYRDAWAGFDVKKANQLLDEVGLTKKDRAGTRLLPDGRPVEIVVETAGENTEETDVLQLIADGWKRVGVRLFSRPSQLEVFRNRVYAGDAVMVIAKGVDNGIPTADMPPGEFVPVDQGQYHWPKWGQFRQTRGGAGEAPDLPPALSLLDLLGTWQNARDRAGRADAWRRILEIHADQVFTIGIVAGVQQPIVVRNMLRNVPREALFNWDPGAFFGMYRPDLFWFERRG
- a CDS encoding ABC transporter permease; translation: MSATDLPDADTPRPAGPRDGRLPHYVSDAPFDPYAVERMPPEQERYFMASQWRMMWWKFKRHRLAVAAAVVLALLYLSTLVSEILAPYGLDTRHGRYLHAPPQAVHLFHEGEFIGPFVYGLRYQLNMQTLKREYTEDRTKVQPIRFLCSGDEYLFWGLVSWDFHLVCPAEGGTLFLLGTDRLGRDQLSRIIHGTRISLTVGLIGIAVSFTLGVVIGGIAGYYGGWADNLIQRIIEIIRSFPELPLWMALSAAMPVNWSPILVYFGITIILGLLDWTGLARAVRSKLLALREEDFCVAAELMGARPRRIIFRHLMPSFMSHLIASATLSIPGMILGETALSFLGLGLRAPITSWGVLLSEAQNINVVALYPWLMWPVVPVVVTVLAFNFLGDGLRDAADPYTR